The genomic region ATACGCATACCGGTCGTACATTGAAACAATTCTCAACTACAGCACAGATGCTTTATCCACGCAATTTACAGCAGGATTGTTTTATAAAGATGCAGCAGGGTTACACGATAATTGTGAGTTAGATGGTGATAATAGTGGTTTTGTAAAGAGAGGACGTATGTTAGAGCGTGGTAAAACTATTGAATTGCTAGGTCATCTACATAGTGATCTGTTTTTCCAAGAAAAATTGTTATTGAATGGACTCGATCTGAAAATAAAACTTATAAGGAATAAAGATGCTTTTTCTATTATGAGCGCTGAAGCAGAACagtataaagttcaaatcttaaacgcctctctttttgtcaaaAGAGTACAGATATCCCCGGCTGTACGCATAGGACATGCGCAAGGACTCCTAACAGGAAATGCAAAATACGCTCTGGACAGAGTCGGTTTAAAGGTCTATTCCGTGGCCGCCGGCTCGCGTGTCTGCAATCAGGAAAATTTATTTCTTGGACAACTACCAAAAACCGTCGTTATTGGATTTGTTGATAACGACGCTTTCTCTGGCGCTTATGACAAGAACCCCTTATGTTTCAAACATAACTATGTGAATTTTGCAGCCTTGTATCTGGATGGTGAACAAATACCAACAAAACCTTTTCAACCAGACTTTGAAAATGGAAATGCTATACGTGAATACATATCATTAGTC from Bombina bombina isolate aBomBom1 chromosome 2, aBomBom1.pri, whole genome shotgun sequence harbors:
- the LOC128647501 gene encoding uncharacterized protein F54H12.2-like, whose protein sequence is MAFIHNGSLECTKSELDIFQIQPTQTGIEKSLYVEIQPLTAITENAPLEFYIAGSGDHYFDLNNTLMYITCKIVKQDNTAPPAGARVSLINYPLATLFNQVDVTLGDRLISQSNNLYAYRSYIETILNYSTDALSTQFTAGLFYKDAAGLHDNCELDGDNSGFVKRGRMLERGKTIELLGHLHSDLFFQEKLLLNGLDLKIKLIRNKDAFSIMSAEAEQYKVQILNASLFVKRVQISPAVRIGHAQGLLTGNAKYALDRVGLKVYSVAAGSRVCNQENLFLGQLPKTVVIGFVDNDAFSGAYDKNPLCFKHNYVNFAALYLDGEQIPTKPFQPDFENGNAIREYISLVNIAGKQNSDAGILINREEYVRGYTLFAFDLSPDQECGSHYSLIRSGNLRAEIRFSRPLERTINMIIYSVFDNIIEINQRREVLYDYL